One genomic segment of Oncorhynchus kisutch isolate 150728-3 linkage group LG15, Okis_V2, whole genome shotgun sequence includes these proteins:
- the LOC109905652 gene encoding vitronectin, whose amino-acid sequence MRLGLILLLAGLATVFAAEESCMDRCENGFDSKKDCQCDTMCRYYKSCCSDYETTCHMKTRGDTFEFAEDDDGPFTPTTPAFPTQPEDRASRTSGGQHRQPTRIRTINTTPTPAKIATKITPVTEPARGAARGPQRGQVPGVVPLPEAAKATKAPSATQAGRGSDRGQFPAVVPLPETAIATEATSVLQTTTEEVVTTTKAPVVDPDAEPCSSRPWDSLMQLKNGSVYAFRGEWFFELDEKSVMPGYPKLIQDIWGIRGPIDAAFTRINCQGKTYMFKGNKYWRFDDGVLEADYPRDINVGFEKIPDDVDAAFAIAAPGHHSKEKVYFFKGDQYYQYEFKHQPSHEECIKMAAESPSALFTAYTDIYHNNWEELFNMLFRGIPNHHGGHRFINKDWIGIKAPVDAVMTGRLYITPRPLAPPLFPPVPPLRDHNDGRRQPWDQQWGQYGQQDQLNGQQNGQLYGQQGQQYGQQWEQQWGHRRSRRQSYWGAGTGMAMGQAFAEKGMDMGKRFAEKGLDLGRKLAERRMAMGQALAEKGMFGGWDMRRTDARDEDRDRDRRRDDQDRRRDDQDRRRDDQDRRDGYNYDSRYNAEGRAYWEFVNKGQPVQSVYFFKGDKYYRVDLKTKKVDPASPPYPRSIGKYWLGCPEKHLEAEKK is encoded by the exons atgaggCTCGGGCTGATACTCCTGCTAGCCGGGCTAGCTACTGTGTTTGCTGCAGAGG AGTCATGCATGGACCGCTGTGAGAATGGCTTCGACTCCAAGAAGGATTGCCAGTGTGACACCATGTGTCGGTACTACAAGAGCTGCTGCTCAGACTACGAGACCACCTGTCATATGAAAA CACGTGGGGACACCTTTGAATTTGCAGAGGATGATGATGGTCCATTTACCCCTACAACGCCCGCCTTCCCGACCCAACCTGAAGACAGGGCATCCAGAACCTCAGGGGGCCAACATAGGCAACCCACACGCATCAGAACCATCAACACCACCCCTACTCCTGCCAAAATTGCCACAAAGATAACCCCAGTCACAGAGCCAGCTAGAGGCGCAGCTCGAGGCCCACAGAGAGGCCAGGTCCCAGGGGTAGTCCCACTCCCGGAGGCAGCTAAAGCCACCAAGGCACCGTCGGCAACACAGGCAGGTAGAGGCTCAGATAGAGGCCAGTTCCCAGCGGTAGTCCCACTCCCAGAGACAGCTATAGCCACCGAGGCAACATCAGTCCTACAGACAACCACAGAGGAAGTGGTGACGACCACCAAGGCTCCGGTAGTAGACCCAGATGCTGAGCCATGCAGCAGCAGGCCCTGGGACTCCCTAATGCAGCTCAAGAACGGCTCTGTCTACGCCTTCAGAG GGGAGTGGTTCTTTGAGCTGGATGAGAAGTCGGTGATGCCCGGCTACCCCAAACTGATCCAGGACATCTGGGGTATCAGAGGGCCTATAGATGCTGCCTTTACACGTATCAACTGCCAGGGCAAGACATACATGTTCAAG GGTAACAAGTACTGGCGGTTTGATGATGGTGTGCTGGAGGCGGACTATCCCAGGGATATCAACGTGGGCTTTGAGAAGATACCAGACGACGTGGACGCAGCCTTCGCCATAGCAGCCCCTGGACACCACAGCAAAGAGAAGGTCTACTTCTTCAAAG GTGACCAGTACTACCAGTATGAGTTCAAGCACCAGCCATCACATGAGGAGTGTATCAAGATGGCAGCTGAGTCTCCCTCCGCTCTGTTCACAGCCTACACTGACATCTACCACAACAACTGGGAGGAACTCTTCAACATGCTCTTCAGAGGCA tccccAACCACCATGGTGGGCATCGGTTCATCAACAAGGACTGGATAGGCATCAAGGCCCCAGTGGACGCTgtcatgacagggagactctACATCACCCCCAGGCCACTGGCCCCACCCCTGTTCCCACCCGTACCCCCTTTACGGGACCACAACGACGGGAGGCGCCAGCCATGGGACCAACAGTGGGGGCAGTATGGTCAACAGGATCAGTTAAATGGACAGCAAAATGGACAACTATATGGACAACAAGGGCAACAATATGGACAGCAGTGGGAACAGCAGTGGGGCCACCGCAGAAGTAGGCGCCAGTCTTACTGGGGTGCCGGGACGGGAATGGCTATGGGGCAGGCGTTCGCAGAGAAGGGGATGGATATGGGGAAACGATTCGCTGAGAAGGGTTTGGATCTCGGTCGGAAGCTGGCGGAAAGGAGGATGGCTATGGGGCAGGCGTTAGCAGAGAAGGGGATGTTTGGAGGGTGGGACATGCGCCGAACGGATGCCAGGGAtgaagacagagacagggatagaaggAGGGATGACCAGGATAGGAGGAGGGATGACCAGGACAGGAGGAGGGATGACCAGGACAGAAGAGATGGATACAACTATGACTCCAGATACAACGCTGAGGGGAGGGCCTACTGGGAGTTTGTCAACAAGGGCCAGCCAGTGCAGAGCGTCTACTTCTTCAAGGGAG ATAAATACTACAGAGTGGATCTGAAGACCAAGAAAGTGGACCCAGCCAGCCCTCCTTACCCCAGGTCCATTGGCAAGTACTGGCTGGGCTGCCCTGAAAAACACCTGGAGGCCGAGAAGAAATAG
- the LOC109905651 gene encoding scavenger receptor class F member 1-like isoform X2, translated as MGQFLTGLGLLLCCSLSSPQRLAPSGRNVCQDPRNPSTLVCCTGWRQQREECTLPVCDGEQACQQDEVCVYPGVCRCRPGYYGAHCKTRCPPEFWAPDCRELCKCHPHGRCDPITGKCTCLSNRWGPLCQNTCKCGRHGHCHPVHGNCTCDEGWWTPTCTKQCQCYPGTSTCDPLTGRCQCAPDYWGQKCSLQCSCYISSCQQKTGACECQNGWWGPTCDRRCNCDLEHSECNAVSGECVCQPGYKGAFCNEPCGPGEYGSGCKLSCGHCEGGQSCSVVDGVCTACEPGWNGTHCDRLCTHGYHGNHCQEACPRCRNGEPCDPRTGACSRCDPGWTKPRCDEPCSNRTFGDACRSLCSPCFHGHCDHVTGSCVCGPGFQGRSCNITCPDQLYGFNCSSVCDCGEGTACHPATGACPYSGHRALITGLLVPLLLVLLGLVCCCCCCGGPTDGKDRVAVGDGGTSGRMKHHVYNVLANVSSAVPCISVWSSGLPRVTVSHHDPELTFNHSFIEPPSSGWVTEGSFFDSDEETGEVLYCVPPREDIPAVAGGEFQEFQHEMSSKCNMFPDPSAFSISAEDMSLPFGIPRTSSNAKSKCPSVSFAEGTSPKERRGSAQDLTPGAPRTKHKSPWGVLMLSALQAQGGNASEGEETEGGVDGCGGGTGPLEDPEFSGEAEDPDVDRWTATPTRAMSTLQVPGAVVGRTISNAAVPRKGGQTPGSTSDGQQAEMDKVTTVYVTVGKAGVGRPLSKLELPSLEGPVQAMLRRLGSLQRHKDQEVGTKPKGKSPGAEGIIKPPRRKLGTRASVWEQGAPPPSGVEGAVGEGVSMREPSRRKQHAHHSSPAVMGNTDAGTNTQPPPEDTPATVTPTRPLSSILKSVPEVAGSEVRGERSGVRRENGDPGMQTDSGYRTIGPAGFVTDTVSLSEVIANEGVVAGVDDGPNLYENVMIMHS; from the exons ATGGGCCAGTTTCTGACGGGTCTAGGACTACTGCTCTgctgttccctctcctcccctcagagACTGGCTCCCTCAGGGAGAAACGTCTGCCAGGACCCCAG GAATCCTTCCACTCTTGTCTGTTGCACTGGatggagacaacagagagaggagtgtacTTTAC CTGTGTGTGATGGTGAGCAGGCCTGCCAGCAGGATGAGGTGTGTGTATACCCGGGCGTCTGTCGCTGTCGGCCTGGCTACTATGGAGCCCACTGCAAGACAC GCTGCCCTCCAGAGTTCTGGGCACCGGACTGCCGTGAGCTGTGCAAGTGCCACCCTCACGGGCGCTGTGACCCGATCACGGGCAAGTGTACGTGCCTCTCTAACCGCTGGGGGCCACTTTGCCAGAACACCTGCAAATGTGGCCGTCATGGACACTGCCACCCCGTACACGGCAACTGCACCTGCGACGAGGGCTGGTGGACACCCACCTGTACCAAGCAGTGCCAGTGCTACCCAGGCACCTCCACCTGCGACCCACTGACCGGCAG GTGTCAGTGTGCCCCGGATTACTGGGGTCAGAAGTGCAGTCTTCAATGTAGCTGCTACATATCATCCTGCCAACAGAAGACGGGGGCGTGCGAATGCCAGAACGGGTGGTGGGGTCCGACGTGTGACCGCCGCTGTAACTGTGACCTGGAGCACAGCGAGTGTAATGCCGTCAGCGGGGAGTGTGTATGTCAGCCTGGGTACAAGGGAGCCTTCTGTAATGAACCGTGTGGACCTGGGGAGTATGGCAGTGGCTGTAAACTGAG CTGTGGCCACTGTGAAGGAGGCCAGTCGTGCTCTGTGGTTGATGGTGTCTGTACGGCCTGTGAGCCTGGGTGGAATGGCACACACTGTGACCGTCTGTGCACGCATGGTTACCATGGAAACCACTGCCAGGAGGCATGCCCACGCTGCAGGAACGGTGAACCATGTGACCCCAGGACGGGGGCGTGTTCACGATGTGACCCAGGATGGACCaaacccag GTGTGACGAGCCATGCTCTAACAGGACATTCGGGGACGCCTGCCGCTCCCTGTGCAGCCCCTGTTTCCATGGCCACTGTGATCACGTGACAGGAAGTTGTGTCTGTGGGCCTGGGTTCCAGGGACGGAG TTGTAACATCACCTGTCCAGATCAGCTGTATGGctttaactgttcctctgtctgtgacTGTGGAGAGGGAACCGCCTGTCACCCAGCGACGGGGGCGTgtccataca gtgGTCACAGGGCTCTGATCACTGGTCTCCTGGTCCCTCTGCTCTTGGTGCTGCTGGGTCtggtctgctgctgctgctgctgtggagGACCTACTGATGgcaaagacag GGTAGCAGTGGGTGACGGTGGTACCTCTGGCCGTATGAAGCATCATGTGTATAACGTCCTGGCCAACGTGAGCTCTGCTGtaccctgtatctctgtctggtcctctgggCTACCCAGAGTCACAG TGTCACACCACGACCCTGAGCTGACGTTCAACCACAGCTTCATAGAGCCTCCCTCCTCAGGCTGGGTGACGGAGGGATCCTTCTTCGACAGTGATGAGGAGACCGGAGAGGTGCTCTACTGTGTCCCCCCCAGAGAAg ACATCCCTGCAGTTGCAGGCGGTGAGTTCCAGGAGTTCCAGCACGAGATGAGTTCTAAGTGTAACATGTTCCCCGACCCCTCTGCCTTCAGTATTAGTGCAGAAGACATGTCCCTCCCCTTTGGCATCCCCCGCACCTCCAGCAACGCCAAGTCCAAATGCCCCTCCGTCTCCTTCGCCGAAGGCACCAG TCCCAAGGAGCGCCGAGGCTCTGCCCAAGATTTGACACCCGGGGCCCCCCGCACCAAACACAAGTCCCCCTGGGGGGTCCTGATGCTGTCAGCCCTCCAGGCCCAGGGAGGGAATGCCTCAGAGGGGGAAGAGACGGAGGGGGGGGTGGATGGATGTGGAGGTGGGACTGGACCATTAGAAGACCCAGAATTCAGTGGTGAAGCAGAGGACCCCGATGTGGACAGGTGGACAGCTACCCCGACCCGAGCCATGTCTACCCTGCAGGTGCCTGGAGCAGTGGTAGGACGCACCATATCCAACGCTGCTGTTCCCAGAAAGGGAGGGCAAACACCAGGGTCCACATCCGATGGCCAGCAGGCAGAGATGGACAAAGTGACCACAGTGTATGTGACAGTGGGGAAGGCGGGGGTGGGGAGGCCCCTGTCTAAACTAGAGCTCCCCAGCTTGGAGGGCCCGGTACAGGCCATGCTACGTAGGCTAGGCAGCCTCCAGAGACACAAAGACCAGGAGGTGGGAACTAAGCCCAAGGGGAAGAGCCCGGGGGCGGAGGGGATCATCAAGCCCCCCAGGAGGAAGCTGGGGACTAGGGCCAGTGTGTGGGAGCAGGGGGCTCCCCCACCCTCGGGGGTGGAGGGTGCTGTAGGGGAAGGCGTATCTATGAGAGAACCCAGTAGGAGGAAACAGCACGCCCACCATAGCTCCCCTGCTGTCATGGGAAACACAGACGCTGGCACTAACACTCAACCCCCACCAGAGGACACCCCTGCCACCGTTACGCCCACGAGGCCCCTGTCCTCCATTTTGAAAAGCGTGCCAGAGGTCGctgggtcagaggttaggggtgAAAGGTCAGGGGTAAGGCGAGAGAACGGCGACCCTGGGATGCAGACTGATAGTGGATATCGAACAATCGGGCCAGCTGGATTTGTAACGGACACTGTTAGTCTGAGTGAAGTCATCGCCAATGAAGGAGTGGTGGCTGGTGTGGACGATGGACCTAACCTTTATGAGAACGTGATGATTATGCATTCCTAA
- the LOC109905651 gene encoding scavenger receptor class F member 1-like isoform X1: MGQFLTGLGLLLCCSLSSPQRLAPSGRNVCQDPRNPSTLVCCTGWRQQREECTLPVCDGEQACQQDEVCVYPGVCRCRPGYYGAHCKTRCPPEFWAPDCRELCKCHPHGRCDPITGKCTCLSNRWGPLCQNTCKCGRHGHCHPVHGNCTCDEGWWTPTCTKQCQCYPGTSTCDPLTGRCQCAPDYWGQKCSLQCSCYISSCQQKTGACECQNGWWGPTCDRRCNCDLEHSECNAVSGECVCQPGYKGAFCNEPCGPGEYGSGCKLSCGHCEGGQSCSVVDGVCTACEPGWNGTHCDRLCTHGYHGNHCQEACPRCRNGEPCDPRTGACSRCDPGWTKPRCDEPCSNRTFGDACRSLCSPCFHGHCDHVTGSCVCGPGFQGRSCNITCPDQLYGFNCSSVCDCGEGTACHPATGACPYSGHRALITGLLVPLLLVLLGLVCCCCCCGGPTDGKDRVAVGDGGTSGRMKHHVYNVLANVSSAVPCISVWSSGLPRVTVSHHDPELTFNHSFIEPPSSGWVTEGSFFDSDEETGEVLYCVPPREDIPAVAGGEFQEFQHEMSSKCNMFPDPSAFSISAEDMSLPFGIPRTSSNAKSKCPSVSFAEGTRFSPKERRGSAQDLTPGAPRTKHKSPWGVLMLSALQAQGGNASEGEETEGGVDGCGGGTGPLEDPEFSGEAEDPDVDRWTATPTRAMSTLQVPGAVVGRTISNAAVPRKGGQTPGSTSDGQQAEMDKVTTVYVTVGKAGVGRPLSKLELPSLEGPVQAMLRRLGSLQRHKDQEVGTKPKGKSPGAEGIIKPPRRKLGTRASVWEQGAPPPSGVEGAVGEGVSMREPSRRKQHAHHSSPAVMGNTDAGTNTQPPPEDTPATVTPTRPLSSILKSVPEVAGSEVRGERSGVRRENGDPGMQTDSGYRTIGPAGFVTDTVSLSEVIANEGVVAGVDDGPNLYENVMIMHS, translated from the exons ATGGGCCAGTTTCTGACGGGTCTAGGACTACTGCTCTgctgttccctctcctcccctcagagACTGGCTCCCTCAGGGAGAAACGTCTGCCAGGACCCCAG GAATCCTTCCACTCTTGTCTGTTGCACTGGatggagacaacagagagaggagtgtacTTTAC CTGTGTGTGATGGTGAGCAGGCCTGCCAGCAGGATGAGGTGTGTGTATACCCGGGCGTCTGTCGCTGTCGGCCTGGCTACTATGGAGCCCACTGCAAGACAC GCTGCCCTCCAGAGTTCTGGGCACCGGACTGCCGTGAGCTGTGCAAGTGCCACCCTCACGGGCGCTGTGACCCGATCACGGGCAAGTGTACGTGCCTCTCTAACCGCTGGGGGCCACTTTGCCAGAACACCTGCAAATGTGGCCGTCATGGACACTGCCACCCCGTACACGGCAACTGCACCTGCGACGAGGGCTGGTGGACACCCACCTGTACCAAGCAGTGCCAGTGCTACCCAGGCACCTCCACCTGCGACCCACTGACCGGCAG GTGTCAGTGTGCCCCGGATTACTGGGGTCAGAAGTGCAGTCTTCAATGTAGCTGCTACATATCATCCTGCCAACAGAAGACGGGGGCGTGCGAATGCCAGAACGGGTGGTGGGGTCCGACGTGTGACCGCCGCTGTAACTGTGACCTGGAGCACAGCGAGTGTAATGCCGTCAGCGGGGAGTGTGTATGTCAGCCTGGGTACAAGGGAGCCTTCTGTAATGAACCGTGTGGACCTGGGGAGTATGGCAGTGGCTGTAAACTGAG CTGTGGCCACTGTGAAGGAGGCCAGTCGTGCTCTGTGGTTGATGGTGTCTGTACGGCCTGTGAGCCTGGGTGGAATGGCACACACTGTGACCGTCTGTGCACGCATGGTTACCATGGAAACCACTGCCAGGAGGCATGCCCACGCTGCAGGAACGGTGAACCATGTGACCCCAGGACGGGGGCGTGTTCACGATGTGACCCAGGATGGACCaaacccag GTGTGACGAGCCATGCTCTAACAGGACATTCGGGGACGCCTGCCGCTCCCTGTGCAGCCCCTGTTTCCATGGCCACTGTGATCACGTGACAGGAAGTTGTGTCTGTGGGCCTGGGTTCCAGGGACGGAG TTGTAACATCACCTGTCCAGATCAGCTGTATGGctttaactgttcctctgtctgtgacTGTGGAGAGGGAACCGCCTGTCACCCAGCGACGGGGGCGTgtccataca gtgGTCACAGGGCTCTGATCACTGGTCTCCTGGTCCCTCTGCTCTTGGTGCTGCTGGGTCtggtctgctgctgctgctgctgtggagGACCTACTGATGgcaaagacag GGTAGCAGTGGGTGACGGTGGTACCTCTGGCCGTATGAAGCATCATGTGTATAACGTCCTGGCCAACGTGAGCTCTGCTGtaccctgtatctctgtctggtcctctgggCTACCCAGAGTCACAG TGTCACACCACGACCCTGAGCTGACGTTCAACCACAGCTTCATAGAGCCTCCCTCCTCAGGCTGGGTGACGGAGGGATCCTTCTTCGACAGTGATGAGGAGACCGGAGAGGTGCTCTACTGTGTCCCCCCCAGAGAAg ACATCCCTGCAGTTGCAGGCGGTGAGTTCCAGGAGTTCCAGCACGAGATGAGTTCTAAGTGTAACATGTTCCCCGACCCCTCTGCCTTCAGTATTAGTGCAGAAGACATGTCCCTCCCCTTTGGCATCCCCCGCACCTCCAGCAACGCCAAGTCCAAATGCCCCTCCGTCTCCTTCGCCGAAGGCACCAG GTTCAGTCCCAAGGAGCGCCGAGGCTCTGCCCAAGATTTGACACCCGGGGCCCCCCGCACCAAACACAAGTCCCCCTGGGGGGTCCTGATGCTGTCAGCCCTCCAGGCCCAGGGAGGGAATGCCTCAGAGGGGGAAGAGACGGAGGGGGGGGTGGATGGATGTGGAGGTGGGACTGGACCATTAGAAGACCCAGAATTCAGTGGTGAAGCAGAGGACCCCGATGTGGACAGGTGGACAGCTACCCCGACCCGAGCCATGTCTACCCTGCAGGTGCCTGGAGCAGTGGTAGGACGCACCATATCCAACGCTGCTGTTCCCAGAAAGGGAGGGCAAACACCAGGGTCCACATCCGATGGCCAGCAGGCAGAGATGGACAAAGTGACCACAGTGTATGTGACAGTGGGGAAGGCGGGGGTGGGGAGGCCCCTGTCTAAACTAGAGCTCCCCAGCTTGGAGGGCCCGGTACAGGCCATGCTACGTAGGCTAGGCAGCCTCCAGAGACACAAAGACCAGGAGGTGGGAACTAAGCCCAAGGGGAAGAGCCCGGGGGCGGAGGGGATCATCAAGCCCCCCAGGAGGAAGCTGGGGACTAGGGCCAGTGTGTGGGAGCAGGGGGCTCCCCCACCCTCGGGGGTGGAGGGTGCTGTAGGGGAAGGCGTATCTATGAGAGAACCCAGTAGGAGGAAACAGCACGCCCACCATAGCTCCCCTGCTGTCATGGGAAACACAGACGCTGGCACTAACACTCAACCCCCACCAGAGGACACCCCTGCCACCGTTACGCCCACGAGGCCCCTGTCCTCCATTTTGAAAAGCGTGCCAGAGGTCGctgggtcagaggttaggggtgAAAGGTCAGGGGTAAGGCGAGAGAACGGCGACCCTGGGATGCAGACTGATAGTGGATATCGAACAATCGGGCCAGCTGGATTTGTAACGGACACTGTTAGTCTGAGTGAAGTCATCGCCAATGAAGGAGTGGTGGCTGGTGTGGACGATGGACCTAACCTTTATGAGAACGTGATGATTATGCATTCCTAA
- the LOC109905653 gene encoding sterile alpha and TIR motif-containing protein 1-like, with the protein MLLSLTVSLWRLYRYLSMFSSERLTVPEYVSRMGNRRSGSSSSSSEPKAPPVSPGVYGADVQDVLDTSLPALRSAIKTLKSAKDTLDLDETRRAIAETFQLVEEAWVLPTVGRQVAEEICNRIRLDGGLELLLQLLMTPAVEITYESAKLLEQILVSENRDYVARMGLGVILNLTRETEDAQLARSVSGILEHMFKHTEETSAQLIANGALDALLFWCRGTDPTVLRHCAVALANCAMYGGHRCQRLMIEKQAAEWLFPLAFSKEDELIRFHACLAVAVLANNREIEKEVVKSGTLELVEPFIASLDPDEFARSLLDSADSMQGRTAADLQQLLPLLDGARLEGKCIAAFYLCVETSIKSRQRNTKIFQEIGAVQSLKRIVMYSSNGTACALAKRALRMMGEEVPRRILSSVPNWKGGEVQRWLQVIGFSAYTERFQELQVDGDLLLNITDQELSTDLGMTAGLTRKRFLRDLRVLKTYANYSTCDPNNMADWLGEVDPRFRQYTYGLVQSGVDRKNVLHLTDQQLQSDCYVENGIHRAKILAATRRPIKPCLTDAQPPGPDVFISYRRTTGSQLASLLKVHLQVRGFSVFIDVEKLEAGKFADKLIQSVQRARNFILVLSANALDKCMGDTGMKDWVHKEIVTALAGKKNIVPVTDNFLWPDPNTLPEDMKTILNFNGIKWSHEYQEATIEKILRFLMGNPSQDLTDSPKTDCPKGPQGPQKK; encoded by the exons ATGCTCTTATCTCTAACCGTTTCCCTCTGGAGACTCTATCGATACCTCTCCATGTTCAGCTCTGAAAGACTCACAGTGCCGGAATATGTCAGCCGGATGGGGAACCGGAGGTCGGGCAGCTCTAGCTCATCCTCGGAACCGAAAGCACCACCGGTCTCGCCGGGTGTCTACGGTGCCGACGTTCAGGATGTTTTGGACACCTCGCTCCCAGCCCTGCGCTCCGCTATCAAGACACTGAAATCAGCCAAAGATACCTTGGATCTAGATGAGACCCGCAGAGCCATAGCAGAGACGTTCCAGTTAGTAGAGGAGGCCTGGGTTCTACCCACTGTGGGAAGGCAGGTCGCAGAGGAGATATGCAACAGGATACGACTGGATGGAGGACTGGAGCTGCTCCTGCAACTCCTCATGACACCTGCTGTGGAGATCACCTATGAGTCTGCCAAACTACTGGAGCAGATACTGGTCTCTGAGAACAG AGATTACGTGGCTCGCATGGGTCTGGGGGTGATCCTGAACCTGACGAGGGAGACAGAGGATGCCCAGCTGGCCCGCAGTGTCTCAGGCATCCTGGAGCACATGTTCAAACACACCGAGGAGACGTCCGCCCAGCTCATCGCCAACGGCGCCCTGGATGCCCTGCTCTTCTGGTGCCGCGGTACCGACCCCACCGTCCTTCGCCACTGTGCCGTTGCGCTCGCCAACTGCGCCATGTATGGTGGCCATCGCTGCCAGCGGCTGATGATTGAGAAGCAGGCAGCTGAGTGGTTGTTTCCATTGGCGTTCTCCAAAGAGGACGAGCTCATCCGCTTCCATGCGTGTTTAGCGGTGGCCGTGCTCGCCAATAACCGGGAGATTGAGAAGGAG GTGGTGAAGTCCGGGACATTAGAGCTGGTGGAGCCCTTTATTGCATCTCTGGACCCTGATGAGTTTGCCCGGAGCTTGCTGGACAGTGCAGACAGCATGCAGGGGAGGACGGCTGCAGACCTACAGCAGCTCCTGCCACTACTGGATGGGGCCAGACTGGAGGGGAAATGTATCGCTGCCTTCTACCTGTGTGTCGAAACCAGCATCAAGTCACGCCAGCGCAACACCAAG ATCTTCCAGGAGATAGGTGCGGTGCAGAGCCTGAAAAGGATCGTCATGTACTCCAGCAACGGGACGGCCTGTGCCCTGGCCAAGCGTGCACTAAGGATGATGGGGGAGGAGGTGCCACGACGTATACTGTCCTCTGTGCCCAACTGGAAGGGTGGTGAGGTGCAGAGATGGCTCCAAGTGATTGGATTCAGCGCTTACACTGAGCGCTTccag GAGCTGCAAGTGGATGGCGACCTACTGCTGAACATCACAGACCAGGAGCTGAGCACTGACCTGGGTATGACTGCAGGACTCACTCGCAAGAG GTTCCTCCGTGACCTGCGCGTGCTGAAGACCTACGCCAACTACTCGACCTGTGACCCCAACAacatggctgactggctgggtgagGTGGACCCGCGCTTCCGCCAGTACACCTACGGCCTGGTACAGTCTGGAGTGGACCGCAAGAACGTCCTCCACCTCACCGACCAGCAGCTCCAGTCAGACTGTTACGTAG AGAACGGCATCCACCGCGCCAAGATCCTGGCAGCCACCCGTAGGCCGATAAAGCCATGTCTGACCGATGCCCAACCCCCTGGACCGGATGTGTTTATTAGCTACCGCAGGACCACCGGTTCCCAGCTCGccag tctGTTGAAGGTCCACCTTCAGGTCAGAGGTTTCAGTGTGTTCATTGACGTGGAGAAGCTGGAAGCAGGGAAGTTTGCTGACAAGCTGATCCAGAGCGTCCAGCGGGCACGGAACTTCATCCTGGTGCTGTCTGCCAACGCCCTCGACAAGTGCATGGGCGACACTGGCATGAAGGACTGGGTACACAAG GAGATTGTCACAGCTCTGGCTGGAAAGAAGAACATTGTCCCTGTAACTGATAACTTCCTGTGGCCTGACCCAAACACTCTTCCCGAGGACATGAAAACTATCCTAAACTTCAATGGCATCAa GTGGTCCCATGAGTACCAGGAGGCCACCATTGAGAAGATCCTACGTTTCCTCATGGGCAACCCCAGCCAAGACCTGACCGACAGCCCCAAGACAGACTGCCCCAAGGGGCCTCAGGGACCACAGAAGAAATAG